The Odocoileus virginianus isolate 20LAN1187 ecotype Illinois chromosome 27, Ovbor_1.2, whole genome shotgun sequence genome has a window encoding:
- the SLC22A23 gene encoding solute carrier family 22 member 23 isoform X5, whose protein sequence is MAIDRRREAAGGGPGRLPPAAEENGALPPGDAAASAPLGGRAGPGGGGDIQPLPAPHAAGGTHPSLLLLDYDGSVLPFLGGLGGGYQKTLVLLTWIPALFIGFSQFSDSFLLDQPNFWCRGAGKGAESAGVTATGRWGGGDLANGTSPPTTPFPTAAWGTAGPLGNGSGADGGEAPPLPSPPDKGDNASNCDCHAWDYGIRTGLVQNVVSKPGSHTAALWSWR, encoded by the exons ATGGCGATAGACCGGCGGCGCgaggcggcgggcggcgggcccGGGAGGCTGCCGCCCGCGGCCGAGGAGAACGGCGCCCTGCCGCCCGGGGACGCGGCGGCCTCGGCGCCCCTCGGGGGACGCGCGGGCCCCGGGGGCGGCGGTGACATCCAGCCGCTGCCCGCGCCGCACGCCGCCGGCGGAACGCACCCGAGCCTCCTGTTGCTGGACTACGACGGGTCGGTGCTGCCCTTCCTCGGGGGCCTGGGCGGCGGCTACCAGAAGACCCTCGTCCTGCTCACCTGGATCCCCGCGCTGTTCATAGGCTTCAGCCAGTTCTCGGACTCCTTCCTCCTGGACCAGCCCAACTTCTGGTGCCGCGGGGCCGGCAAGGGCGCCGAGTCGGCGGGGGTCACGGCCACGGGCCGTTGGGGCGGCGGCGACCTGGCCAACGGGACCAGCCCCCCgaccacccccttccccaccGCCGCCTGGGGGACAGCGGGCCCCCTCGGCAATGGCAGCGGCGCGGACGGCGGCGAGGCGCCGCCCCTCCCGTCCCCCCCGGACAAGGGAGACAACGCCTCCAACTGCGACTGCCACGCGTGGGACTACGGCATCCGCACAGGCCTGGTGCAAAACGTGGTCAGCAAG CCAGGCTCTCACACTGCAGCCCTCTGGTCCTGGCGTTGA
- the SLC22A23 gene encoding solute carrier family 22 member 23 isoform X6, whose amino-acid sequence MAIDRRREAAGGGPGRLPPAAEENGALPPGDAAASAPLGGRAGPGGGGDIQPLPAPHAAGGTHPSLLLLDYDGSVLPFLGGLGGGYQKTLVLLTWIPALFIGFSQFSDSFLLDQPNFWCRGAGKGAESAGVTATGRWGGGDLANGTSPPTTPFPTAAWGTAGPLGNGSGADGGEAPPLPSPPDKGDNASNCDCHAWDYGIRTGLVQNVVSKE is encoded by the coding sequence ATGGCGATAGACCGGCGGCGCgaggcggcgggcggcgggcccGGGAGGCTGCCGCCCGCGGCCGAGGAGAACGGCGCCCTGCCGCCCGGGGACGCGGCGGCCTCGGCGCCCCTCGGGGGACGCGCGGGCCCCGGGGGCGGCGGTGACATCCAGCCGCTGCCCGCGCCGCACGCCGCCGGCGGAACGCACCCGAGCCTCCTGTTGCTGGACTACGACGGGTCGGTGCTGCCCTTCCTCGGGGGCCTGGGCGGCGGCTACCAGAAGACCCTCGTCCTGCTCACCTGGATCCCCGCGCTGTTCATAGGCTTCAGCCAGTTCTCGGACTCCTTCCTCCTGGACCAGCCCAACTTCTGGTGCCGCGGGGCCGGCAAGGGCGCCGAGTCGGCGGGGGTCACGGCCACGGGCCGTTGGGGCGGCGGCGACCTGGCCAACGGGACCAGCCCCCCgaccacccccttccccaccGCCGCCTGGGGGACAGCGGGCCCCCTCGGCAATGGCAGCGGCGCGGACGGCGGCGAGGCGCCGCCCCTCCCGTCCCCCCCGGACAAGGGAGACAACGCCTCCAACTGCGACTGCCACGCGTGGGACTACGGCATCCGCACAGGCCTGGTGCAAAACGTGGTCAGCAAG